In Terriglobus aquaticus, the genomic window GCAGCGCTGAGCGATAGCCTGCAAGGAAGATGGTGTAGAGCACGGCCGCAGCGCAGCCCACACCGAAGAAAAAGCCCAGTGCCAGGCCGATCGCAGCGGAGATGGCAAAGCTTCAGAACACCTGCACAGAGTATCTCTCGATAGCGGGAGCGCCGATGACAAGAACTGGATGCCAGTCGCGCGATGCGCTCTGTAGAATCTACGAGCCGCGGCAGATTGTCGCGTGACTGTGAGGAGGCGCCCGCTGTGGCTGATGTGGTGACGGAAAGCGTATCGAAGCCGGGAACGGAAGCAGGCGGGCAACATCTGAAGTCGTCGCTGCGCGAAAATCGTGTGTTTCCGCCACCGGCGGAGTTCTCTGCGCGCGCACACGTTCGTTCCCTGGGCGACTACGAAGCGATGTATCGCCGCTCGGTGGAAGAACCCGATGCGTTCTGGGCCGAGGCCGCGGATTCGCTTGACTGGATGGAGCGCTGGACGCGCGTGCTGGACTGGGACGGCAGCCGCGCGCAATGGTATGTCGGCGGCAAGCTGAACCTGTGCGCGAATGCGGTGGACCGTCATGCTCTTGGTTCGCGCGCGAGCAAGGTTGCACTCCTGTGGGAAGGCGAACCGGGAGAGCAGCGCAGCTTGACGTATCAGGAGTTGCACACGGAGGTGCAGCGGTTCAGCAATGGCCTGAAGTCGCTGGGCGTGCGCAAGGGCGATCGCGTTTCGATCTACATGGGCATGTGCCCGGAGCTGGCCATCGCACTGCTAAGCTGCGCGCGCATTGGCGCCGTACATTCCGTGGTCTTCGGTGGCTTCGCGGCGCAGGCGCTGGCAGACCGCACCAACGACGCCCAATGCAAGGTGCTGATCACCCAGGATTCGAGCTTTCGGCGCGGCCAGCCGGTTCCCCTGAAAGCCATTGCCGATGAGGCGCTGACGCGCTGTGCGTGCGTGGAGAACGTGGTCGTGTTCCGCCGTAGCGGAACTCCGGTGCCGATGCAGGATGGCCGCGATCATTGGTGGCACGACGTGGTCGAGCGTGCCGAACGCGAGTGCGCGCCGGAGCCTATGGACGCGGAAGATCCGCTGTTCATCCTGTACACGAGCGGAACCACCGGGAAGCCGAAAGGTTTGGTTCACACGACAGGTGGGTACGGCGTCGGCACGCTGCTGACCACGCGCTACAACTTCGACCTGCACGAGACCGATGTGTACTTCTGCACGGCCGACATCGGATGGATCACCGGGCATAGCTACGTGGTGTACGGACCTCTGCTGAACGGTGCGACGGTGATGCTGTATGAGGGCGCGCCGAACTGGCCGGAGACGGATCGCTTCTGGCGCATGATCGATACGCACAAGGTCACGATCTTCTACACCGCACCGACAGCGATCCGCGCGTTCATGAAGTGGGGTACGGACTGCGTGCGGAAGCACTCGCTGTCATCGCTGCGCCTGCTGGGAACCGTGGGCGAGCCGATCAATCCCGAGGCATGGATGTGGTACCACCGCGAGATCGGGCACGAGCGTTGCCCCATTGTGGATACGTGGTGGCAGACGGAAACGGGCATGCACATGATCGCTCCCGTGCCCGGCGCGGTGCCGACGAAACCCGGCTCGGCGACACGTCCCTTCTTTGGCGTTGTGCCAGAGATTGTGACCAAGCAGGGCGAACCGGTGCCCGCGGGCTGTGGTGGCCTGCTGGTGATCCGCCGGCCCTGGCCTGCCATGGCGCGCACGATCTTTGGGGATCACGAGCGGTATGTGAAGACGTACTGGAGCGAGATCCCGGGAAGCTATTTCACAGGCGATGGCGCGCGCGTAGACGAGGACGGCTACTTCTGGCTGATGGGCCGCGTGGACGATGTCTTGAACGTGAGCGGGCACCGGCTGGGTACGATGGAGATCGAATCGGCACTGGTGGCGCACACGTCCGTTGCAGAGGCCGCTGTGGTGGGCCGGCCCGACGAGATGAAGGGAGAAGGTGTGATTGCCTTTGTGTCCCTGGCGGACGAACGCGAGCCTTCGCCGGCGCTGAAAGATGAGCTGAAGAAGTGGGTGGCGAAAGAGATCGGCGCGCTGGCGCGTCCGGACGACATCCGCTTTACGCCGGCGTTGCCGAAGACGAGGTCGGGCAAGATCATGCGGCGCCTGCTGCGTGAACTGGCCGCCACCGGGGAAGTGAAGGGCGACACGACCACGCTGGAGGATTTCAGCGTGGTCGCAAGCCTGAAGGAGAAGGACGAGGAGTAGCGCAGGCTGCGGCGCGAAGGATGCGAGCGGCGCGGGATGCCGCTCCGTCCGCCTTCGCGCGCAGAAATACTTGTGTGCTGATCGCAGACCCGCGGCTGGCGCTCGCGGAGCTCGCCAGCCAGGTTTGCGTCGAATGCTGCTAGCGCAGGCTGCTGCTGGGTTTCGAGGGCAGGCTGATGAAGAAGCTGGAGCCTTTCCCGACTTCGCTCTCGGCCCAGATGCGGCCGCCATGCTGGGTGACGATGGAACGGCAGATGGCGAGGCCTAGGCCGGTGCCGCCCATGGTGCGGGCGTCGGAGGCGTCCACCTGCTGGAAGCGGCCAAAGATGTGTTCCAGCTTTTCTGGAGGAATGCCGCGGCCTGTGTCGGCGACCTCGATCTGCACCTCGTTTGGTCCCATGCTGCGCGTGCTGAGCGTGATGGTGCCACCGGAAGGTGTGAACTTGAGAGCGTTGGAGATGAGGTTGGTGACCGTCTGAACGATGCGCTCGCCGTCGGCCCAGGCGAGCACGGGCTCCAGTTGGAAGCGTAGCGTGATGCCGGCTTTGGCAGCGCTCGCGGCCAGGAGTTCGGCTGCGTGGCGCACCAGGGCATCGGCAGAGACGCTGCTGTAGTGCAGCTCGGCCTTGCCAGAGCCGATCCGCTCCAGCTCCAGGATGTCGTTGACCAGGTTGACGAGGCGGTCGGTGTTGCCGATGGCGATCTGGAGCATCTGCTCCTGTTTCTCGGGCCTGGTGGCAAGCGCGCCGGAGGCGATGAGACCCAGGGAGGCGCGCATGCTGGTAAGCGGCGTCCGCAACTCGTGCGACACCGTGGAGACGAACTCGTCCTTCATGCGGTCCAGGGCGCTGCGTTCGGTGACGTCGGTGAAGGCGACCACAACACCCGTCACGTCCCCGTTTTCCGTGATGGGACAGGCAACGTACTCGACCGGGAAGCTGGTGCCGTCAGCGCGCCAGAAGACTTCGGAGGAGATGCGAACAGTCTTGTGTTCGCGTGCGGCGTTCAGGATGGGGCTGTCGTGTTCCGCGTAGACACGGCCGTCGGCGCGATGGTGGTGCACCAGCTCGTGGAGATTCTTGCCGAGGATGTCGGTTGCGATCTGCTCGCTGCTGAAGCCCAGCATGTGCGCCGCGGCCGGATTACAGACCGTACAGGCGCCGTCCAGGTCCATGCCGAGGATGCCGTCGCCAACGGAGTCGAGGATGGAGTTCGATTGTTGCGTCAGCCGGAGCAGCCGCTCTTCCGCACGCACTTTTTCCGTGATGTCGACGGCGAAACAGAGGGCGTAGATTTCGCCGGCGCTGGACTCGGCGAGGCGGTTGCGGAAAGCGAGGATACGAAGGCTGCCGTCGCGATGGCACAGGTCAAAGGTGCCCTGCGCCTCGCCGGTTTTGAGCAGGCGGCGCAGGTAGCTGCCGAACCCCGCGCGATCTTCGTCCTGCAGAAACACATTCAGCGGTCGGCCCAGCATCTCTGAGACGCTATAGCCCAGGTTTTCAGCACCATAGCTATTGATCGACAGGAGGTTGCCGCGCTGATCGTGCGTGAAGACGGCGCCCAGGGAGCCTTCGATAAGCTGCCGGTACCGGGATTCGCTTTCCCGCAGCGTCTCCTCTGCTTCGCGCTGCATGGTGACGTCGATGCCGGTGGCAATGATGAACGCGACGTCCTTCTGTCCGTCCGTCAGCGCCGTGGCCGTCCATTGGATGAGGCGCGTGGTCTTGTCGCGAGTGAGCCAGCGATCTTCGTACTCGGCAGGGAAGCGGCCCTCGCGCAGGCGCGCAAACGCCTCGATCGCTTCTGAACGATCGGAAGGCGGAACCAGGGTGTCCCACAGGGTGTGACCGACGATCTCTTCCACCGCGTAGCCGGAGATGGTTTCGCAAGTCCGGTTGAACCGGACAACACGGCCCGCAGTGTCAAACACGACGACCAGGGCACCTACCGTGTCCAGAACGGCGGAGACGAAGTTGCGCTCCACGGTAAGGGCTGCTTCCACGCGCTGCCGCGTGCGAGCTTCGCGCTCGTTGGAACGAAGCCGGACGCTGAGCTCCAGGCGGGTCAGGATCGTCTGCGCGAGCGTGCGGAGCGTGGTTGCTTCAATCTCATCCAGGTCGCGCGGCTCGTAGTCGTAGATGCAGAGGCAGCCGATGGCGAAGCCGTCGGCCGTGATGAGCGGCGCTCCGGCATAGAACTGGAACGACTGCGACCCGACACGGATGCCGGTGTTGGCGTACTGCTCGTCTTCCGCCGCGTGCGGAATGCTGAACAGGTCGTTGCCGCGGATGGTCTCATCACAAGGTGCATCGCTGCGCGGCATGTCAGACGCCTGCAGGCCGACACTGGCCTTGAACAGGACGAAGTCGCGACCGACCAGCGAAATGGCGGCGGCGCTCACCTGGCACACGTCTGCACACAGTTGCACGATGGCTTCCAGGGCAGGATCGGCGGGAGTGTCCAGGATTTCCATGCGCTCCAGCCCTCGGAGACGCGCAGCCTCGCGCTGCTGCGCGGATTGCGCAGCGACATGCGGCATGCGGGTTGGAAGCGGGAGCTGTGTGCTCATCGTGATTTCCTGGCTACCTCCCTACGGGTTGGGCAGTTTGCAGCAGTCGCCGGCCGCGGGTGGTTCGTCGGCACTGGCATCCAGGGCGACCTTCCATTTGCCGTCCGGCATCTTCTTCCACACGGTGATGTATCGGCCGGACGTCTTGACAGGATTACCGTTCTGATCCTTGCTGGATCCTTCGTAGTGGCCCCAGGTGTAGCCCATGTCGCCTGATGGGCCCATTTGCGCGAATTCGGGGTACCAGGTGAGTTGGTAGGTGTCGGGCTTCCAGGTGGCAGCGGCGGCGATGCGGGTACGACCGTACACGGCCGCCTTGCCGTTGTTTAGCGTCATGCCATCGTCTGCGAACCAGCTTGCAAATGCAGCTCCGCCGCCCTTGGCAACAGCCTGGGAGAACTGGCCATCCAGGGTCAGCAGCTCCACAGCGCCAGGGGAGAGCGTTGGCTGCGTAAGCGGTGTTCCGGCGCTAGGAGCGCTGCGCGACGGGTCCAGGCCGATCTGGGCCTGCGCCGCGCGCGGGCGCAGCGCGCACAGCAGCAGTGGCGCGCATACGATAAGCTTCTGCAATTGCATTGGCAACGAGTCTCCACCATGGGTGAGATTGTTTGCAATAGCAATGTGGACAGGGGCTAACCCGGCAAGGTTAGCGCGCCTCCCACAAACGGTGCATTCCCAGAGTGCGCGAAAATTTGCTGAAGGGGAGAGCGTGCGGCCAAGAAATCTGAACCAGATCGGAACACCGCTGATCTCGGTTGTTCTGTTGCTGGCGGGCTTTGCGGTGCGCATCGCGGGCATTTCGTCCGGCGGCATGCATACGGCGGGCCTCTCCGCGCGGGTACTGGGCTGCGCTCTCCTGCTGTACTGGGCGGGCTGGGTTCGCCGCAGCCTCACGCCCCTGATCCTGGCGGGCATGGTACTTGGCATCGAGGTCGGGCTGGACACGCCCGGCGTTGCCGTCGGTGCGCACTTCCTGAGCGACATTTTTCTGCGGCTGGTCAAGACCATCGTCGCACCGCTGATTCTGGTCACGCTGATCTCGGGCATCGCGGGACACGGTGACCTGAAGAGCGTGGGCCGCATGGGATGGAAGAGCCTCGTCTATTTCGAGGTATTGACCACGGTGGCGCTGGTGCTGGGACTGATTGCGGCCAACCTGACGCATGCAGGTAGAGGTCTGAAGATGCCCGCTGAACTGGGCGGAGGGCTCGGAGCAGTTCCTCCACCGCTCCACTGGCAGGACTTCCTGGTCCACACGGTTCCGGAAAATTTGGCCAAGTCCGTCGCGGAAGGTCAGGTGTTGCAGGTGGCCGTCTTTGCGGTGCTCTTCGGCATCGGGCTGGCCCTCGTGCCTCGGGACAAGGCAGAGCCGCTGCTCCGCCTCACACACAGCATCAGCGAAGTGATGTTCCGGTTCACCAACCTGGTCATGTACCTGGCGCCCCTGGCAGTGGCCTCAGCCATGGCATTCACGGTAGCCAAGCTGGGCGGGGGAGTCCTGATCCACCTGGGCAAGCTGTTGGCTGTTTTCTATGCGACGGCTGCGGTGTTCGTGGCGGGCGTGCTGGTGCCGGTGGCGCTGCTGGCGCGGGTACCTCTGCGCCGATTTGTTCAACACGTGTCGGCACCAGCGGCGATTGCGTTTGCCACTGCCGCCAGCGAGGCGGCGCTGCCCCGGGCGATGGAGGAGATGGAGCTGCTGGGGGTTCCGCGGCGCGTGCTGGCGTTTGTGATCCCGGCCGGGTACTCGTTCAACCTGGATGGTTCGACGCTGTACCTGGCAATGGCCACGGTGTTTGTGGCCCAGGTGGCGGGCATGCCGCTAAGCGTGGGAACGCAGGTATTCATGGTCGGCACGCTGATGCTGGCGTCAAAAGGCGTCGCGGGCGTGCCGCGCGCGGTGCTGGTGGTGCTGCTTGCGACGGCATCGACGCTGCGGTTGCCAAGTGAGCCGATCCTGGTGCTGCTGGGCATTGACGCCCTGATGGACATGGGCCGGACCGCAATCAATGTGATCGGCAACTGCCTGGCCAGCGCGGTGGTAGCACGCTGGGAGGGTGTGTTTGGCGAGCAGACCGCCTCGGTCGCCGTCCGCGAGGAGGATTTGCTTTTGCAGGCGACTGGAGACAGATAATAGGAGGATTGCGCCGGATCAATTCCGGGTTCGATCCGGTCTCCGTCTTCGCCGTGGGGAGAGCGTCCAAGCAACAGTACCGCCGTGTGGCGGCAGGAGTTCCAAGCTCGGCATGAGTTCACTGCTAAGTACGATCGAATCGCCGGCGGACGTTAAGAAACTGACCATGCCGGAACTGCTGCAACTGGCAGAGGAGATTCGTGAGCGGCTGATTCGATCAGTGGCCAAGACGGGCGGTCACATCGGGCCGAATCTCGGCGTGGTGGAACTGACCCTGGCGATGCACTTCGTGTTCGATACACCGAAGGATTCGTTTGTCTTTGACGTGAGCCACCAGGCGTACGTTCACAAGCTGCTGACGGGGCGCGAGAAGCGGTTCGACACCATTCGGCAGCCCGGCGGGCTGAACGGATTTATGCTGCGCACCGAAAGCGAGCACGACAGCTTTGGCGCGGGCCACGCCGGTACCGCACTCAGCGCTGCGCTGGGTATGGCGGTAGCGCGCGACCGCAGCGGCGGGTCGGAACACATTGTGGCGCTGGCGGGCGATGCGGCGTTTACCTGCGGGATTTCGTACGAGGCGCTC contains:
- the acs gene encoding acetate--CoA ligase translates to MVTESVSKPGTEAGGQHLKSSLRENRVFPPPAEFSARAHVRSLGDYEAMYRRSVEEPDAFWAEAADSLDWMERWTRVLDWDGSRAQWYVGGKLNLCANAVDRHALGSRASKVALLWEGEPGEQRSLTYQELHTEVQRFSNGLKSLGVRKGDRVSIYMGMCPELAIALLSCARIGAVHSVVFGGFAAQALADRTNDAQCKVLITQDSSFRRGQPVPLKAIADEALTRCACVENVVVFRRSGTPVPMQDGRDHWWHDVVERAERECAPEPMDAEDPLFILYTSGTTGKPKGLVHTTGGYGVGTLLTTRYNFDLHETDVYFCTADIGWITGHSYVVYGPLLNGATVMLYEGAPNWPETDRFWRMIDTHKVTIFYTAPTAIRAFMKWGTDCVRKHSLSSLRLLGTVGEPINPEAWMWYHREIGHERCPIVDTWWQTETGMHMIAPVPGAVPTKPGSATRPFFGVVPEIVTKQGEPVPAGCGGLLVIRRPWPAMARTIFGDHERYVKTYWSEIPGSYFTGDGARVDEDGYFWLMGRVDDVLNVSGHRLGTMEIESALVAHTSVAEAAVVGRPDEMKGEGVIAFVSLADEREPSPALKDELKKWVAKEIGALARPDDIRFTPALPKTRSGKIMRRLLRELAATGEVKGDTTTLEDFSVVASLKEKDEE
- a CDS encoding YybH family protein — its product is MQLQKLIVCAPLLLCALRPRAAQAQIGLDPSRSAPSAGTPLTQPTLSPGAVELLTLDGQFSQAVAKGGGAAFASWFADDGMTLNNGKAAVYGRTRIAAAATWKPDTYQLTWYPEFAQMGPSGDMGYTWGHYEGSSKDQNGNPVKTSGRYITVWKKMPDGKWKVALDASADEPPAAGDCCKLPNP
- a CDS encoding dicarboxylate/amino acid:cation symporter gives rise to the protein MRPRNLNQIGTPLISVVLLLAGFAVRIAGISSGGMHTAGLSARVLGCALLLYWAGWVRRSLTPLILAGMVLGIEVGLDTPGVAVGAHFLSDIFLRLVKTIVAPLILVTLISGIAGHGDLKSVGRMGWKSLVYFEVLTTVALVLGLIAANLTHAGRGLKMPAELGGGLGAVPPPLHWQDFLVHTVPENLAKSVAEGQVLQVAVFAVLFGIGLALVPRDKAEPLLRLTHSISEVMFRFTNLVMYLAPLAVASAMAFTVAKLGGGVLIHLGKLLAVFYATAAVFVAGVLVPVALLARVPLRRFVQHVSAPAAIAFATAASEAALPRAMEEMELLGVPRRVLAFVIPAGYSFNLDGSTLYLAMATVFVAQVAGMPLSVGTQVFMVGTLMLASKGVAGVPRAVLVVLLATASTLRLPSEPILVLLGIDALMDMGRTAINVIGNCLASAVVARWEGVFGEQTASVAVREEDLLLQATGDR
- a CDS encoding PAS domain S-box protein, translated to MSTQLPLPTRMPHVAAQSAQQREAARLRGLERMEILDTPADPALEAIVQLCADVCQVSAAAISLVGRDFVLFKASVGLQASDMPRSDAPCDETIRGNDLFSIPHAAEDEQYANTGIRVGSQSFQFYAGAPLITADGFAIGCLCIYDYEPRDLDEIEATTLRTLAQTILTRLELSVRLRSNEREARTRQRVEAALTVERNFVSAVLDTVGALVVVFDTAGRVVRFNRTCETISGYAVEEIVGHTLWDTLVPPSDRSEAIEAFARLREGRFPAEYEDRWLTRDKTTRLIQWTATALTDGQKDVAFIIATGIDVTMQREAEETLRESESRYRQLIEGSLGAVFTHDQRGNLLSINSYGAENLGYSVSEMLGRPLNVFLQDEDRAGFGSYLRRLLKTGEAQGTFDLCHRDGSLRILAFRNRLAESSAGEIYALCFAVDITEKVRAEERLLRLTQQSNSILDSVGDGILGMDLDGACTVCNPAAAHMLGFSSEQIATDILGKNLHELVHHHRADGRVYAEHDSPILNAAREHKTVRISSEVFWRADGTSFPVEYVACPITENGDVTGVVVAFTDVTERSALDRMKDEFVSTVSHELRTPLTSMRASLGLIASGALATRPEKQEQMLQIAIGNTDRLVNLVNDILELERIGSGKAELHYSSVSADALVRHAAELLAASAAKAGITLRFQLEPVLAWADGERIVQTVTNLISNALKFTPSGGTITLSTRSMGPNEVQIEVADTGRGIPPEKLEHIFGRFQQVDASDARTMGGTGLGLAICRSIVTQHGGRIWAESEVGKGSSFFISLPSKPSSSLR